ATAAAGTTTAATATACTCATTTCCTCTAGCAGAAACATCCACAAGTAGGCGATGAATATGTTGAGTAGCACCTGAACGGGCATGGCTGTTTCCCCCTTTATTCAAACACGGCCTTAATATACAAGCTTGGATTCAACAATTCTTTCGCAGCTTGGTCTACGTAACCCGTAATCGCCTCAGCGCCAATTCCCATAGCAACACTAGCAACCGTCAATAGAGCGATTGGAAACAACAAGCCTTTCGTCGTCCCCTTCTCCTCATCAACGCTTAGAATCGTTTCGCCCCAGAAAGCGTTCATAAACAATTTAATCATCGAATACAGGATGAACAAGCTGGCCAGCAGCCCGATTGCTCCAAGCCAATAATAACCAGATTCAAAGACGCCTTGCGTCGTAAATACTTTACCAAGGAAACCGCTTAGCGGCGGAATCCCGACCATAGACAAAGCTGCAATGAAGAACATCCAGCCTAATTGGGGGTGAAGACGAATCAAGCCGCTAATTTTTCTCAAGTCGCTTGTACCTGTGAGATGAACAATCGTTCCCCCAATCATGAAAACAAGCCCCTTAATCAGCACATCGTGAATCAAATAATAAATAGACCCCGTTAGACCGGTGGTTGTAAAAGAGACGAGTCCAGTCATAATAAATCCAACGCTTATAACCACATTATAGGTTAATATTTTTCTCAAATCCCAAAAACCGATCGCTCCGAGTGCGCCTAGTACCATTGTAATAGCGGCTAATATCCCGATAAACAGATGGGTAATCTGCGGTTCATGATAAAAGATGAGCGTAAACATTCTGAAAATGGCGTATATCCCTACCTTAGTGAGCAATGCAGCGAAAATAGCAGCGATTGCCGTTGGGGGTACGCTATATGATCCGGGTAGCCAGAAAAAGAGCAATAATCCCGCTTTCATGGCGAAAACGATCAGGAATAATAATGCGACGGTAGTAATTAACCCATCCTGACCAATCTCTGCAATCCGCATCGATAAATGGGCGAGGTTCAATGTACCGGTCATAGAATATAAATAAGCAACACCAATCAAGAAGAACGCCGATGCAATAATGTTCGTAAAAATATATTTCAACGACTCGCGAAGCTGTCTCTGGGCTCCCCCCAATGTGATCAATACATAGGAAGCAATCAGAAACATTTCAAAAAAGACATATAAATTGAATAAGTCCCCTGTCAAGAACGAACCATTGACACCTGTAATCAAAAACAAAAATAGAGGATAGAAATATAGTTTTTCTTGTTTTCGGCCAATCGATGAAAAAGCATAAATTAAGCAACATACCGAGACGATAGAGGTAGCCAAAAGCAGCAAAGCACTGAACATATCACCGACGAGACTAATGCCGTAAGGCGCTTCCCAACCACCCAATTGTAAGGTTTGAATACCGCCATCTCTGATCTGATTCATCAATAGAACTGAAATGACACTGGTAGCTAGCAATGCAGCCAGACTAAGAATCCGCTGAAGCTTAATATTTTTCTGGAATATAATAAGGAGCATCCCCGTCAATAGAGGAATGATAACCGGCGCGATCAACAAATTATTCATTGCTCATCTCCCCTTAATTGCTCCATGTCATCCGTCCCGAAGCTTTGATAGGCGCGATAACATAAAACGAGTACTAGCGCTGTCACAGCAAAATTAATGACGATCGCAGTTAAAATTAATGCTTGAGGAATAGCATCCGTAAAATTCGCAACTTTCTCTCCCAGCAAAGGGGCGCTTCCCTTCTTCAGTCCACCAGAAGTGATGAGCAGCAGATTAACCGCATGGCCCACAATCGATGCTCCGAGCACAATTCGCAGTAGTTGCTTAGATAGAATCAAATAGGTTCCAATGGATATTAAAATGCCAACCAGTATGACCATTAGTGTCTCCATATTAACGATCCTCACTTATGCTTAGAATAATATTGACTGCGGTGCCTATAACAGCCAAAGCGACTCCGGTATCAAAAATCAAAGCAGACGCGAGCTCGGTATCTCCAAAGATCGGTAAATTATAATGACCGAAGACCTGGGTTAAAAACGGTTTGCCAAATACCACGCTCACCATTCCGGTTCCAATCGCAATCAATACGCCGATCGCCGAAAGCTTTTTGAAATCCACTCGAATATTTTCCCTGATCTTATCGATTCCAAAAGAAAGATACAGTAGGACAATAGATGATGCCATACTAAGCCCCCCAATGAATCCCCCTCCCGGATGATGGTGACCGTTCATAAATAGATAGATTGAGAAGGTCAATATAATCACGGCAGCTACTCGAGTTACACTTTTCAATATCACATCATTCGATTTCATTTTGCTCCCTCCTTTTGGAACGCTGATGAATGAATATATATACACCTAGTCCAGCAATGACCAGCACGGATATTTCCAGCATGGTATCGAATCCGCGGAAGTCCACTAATATAGCGTTGACAATATTTTTGGCGCCCGCCAGCTCAAAGGCATTCTCAAAAAATGATGATATTGGTTTAAATAATTTATGTCCATTCGCGGACAATGCGAGCAGTGTTACCGTTAGACCCATGGCGATCGATATGACCAGATTCGTTAGTTTGAAAGGAATCCTCTGGATGCTTTTCGTAAGCTTCGGTAAATGATAGAAGCACAGCAAGAACAGAACCGTTGTCACAGTCTCCACCACCATTTGCGTTAATGCCAGGTCAGGAGCCCTAAAGATAACAAAGAACATAGAAACCATATAACCTAAAGCGCCAAGTGCAACAATAGCCACAATCCGATTGCTGGCAAATAAGACAGTACCTGCGGAAATTATCATCCCGAGCACAAGCCCCACATCAAAAATACTGATGCCTGCATCACTTGTGAAATCGAACTGAATTCCATGGAGCAAAAGAAGCGAACTGATCAAAACAATGACAAAGAAAGAAAAAGTGTAGATCAGATAATGTCTCAGCGAGCCTGTCATATACCGACTCGTTAGGGATGCAGATAGCCTCTCCGTACCTGATAAGCCTTGATTGTACAAATGATTCAACGTTAAGCCCTGCGGATAATTTCGCATGACCTGGATCCATCCCTTCGCTGTTTTGAAGAGTAGGAGACCGACAACAATAACACCGAATGTCATTACAAGCTCCGTATTAATTCCATGCCATGCGCTGATTTTCAGGTCGTAAAGAGTCGTCGGCATATTCGGTAAAATCGAAGTTAATGCCGGGGTGAGTATATACTTGCCCAATACATTCGGGAAGAAGAAAATGAGTATAACGAGTAACGCCAAAATAGCTGGTGAAAACAGCATCCCCCAAGGCGCTTCATGCACTTTTCGTGTCAATTTTTCAGGACGATATTGTCCACCAAAGGTTTTGAATACAAAAATCATGCAATAAACAAAAGTAAATATGCTGGCTACCCAAGCAATGATCGGAAACAGGATACCCATGCTGCCCAAACCGAAAATACCGGCTTTTGACACTTCATTCACCGCTGCAAAAAACATTTCCTTACTCAAAAATCCGTTAAACGGCGGTAATCCCGCCATAGATAAACCGCCAATCAAAGCGATCGTAAACGTAATCGGCATGACTTGCATCAAACCGCCTAAATAGCGAATATCCCGTCGACCTGTCTCATGGTCAATAATTCCGACAACCATAAACAAACTGCCTTTAAAGGTCGAATGATTAAACAGATGGAATAGGGCAGCAAATGTAGCTACCGTGAAGATTGTGCCACTCTCACCAGGTCCAAAATAGACTGCTAAAGAGCCGACCCCAAGCAAACACATGATTAATCCCAATTGACTAATTGTAGAATAAGCTAACATCGCTTTTAGATCGGTTTGTCTTACCGCCGTCAAAGAACCATAGAGCAGCGTAATGATACCAATCCCCGCCACAAGCCAGAACCACACCGAGCTCCCCCCGAATATCGGAGTCATACGCGCCACTAAATAAATGCCAGCCTTGACCATTGTAGCCGAGTGGAGATAACTACTTACCGGAGTTGGTGCCTCCATCGCATCTGGTAACCAAATACCGAACGGAAATTGCGCGGATTTCGTAAATGCACCGAGCAAAACACATAGCATCGCAGGAATAAACAATACATGACTTTGTATAACCTCCAGATTAGCTAGCATTTCCCGAATGCTGTAGGTATCCGCCATCATGATTAGCATAATAAACCCCGCTAACATGCCGAAACCGCCAAGGACAGTAATCAATAGCGCCTTCTGGGCGCCTTGGCGTGAGCTCTTGCGCTCGTACCAATAGGAGATTAATAAGAAGGAAGAAACGCTCGTTAACTCCCAAAATCCATATAGGACTAGGAGGTTATCTGAGAATACTACCCCCAGCATAGCACCCATGAACATGAGCAAATAAATATAGAAGTTATGGAGAGCCTCTCGAACCTTAGACATATAAAATATAGAATAAATAATGACCAAGCTACCGACACCGCTGATGAGTAGACCAAATAACAGGCTGAGCCCATCCACATAGGAGATCATATTCAATTCAAGGGACGGAATCCAAGATAATGTATACTTATATGTGTCGCCTGCAGCTACACCGGGTATATACTGTAACAAATAGACAAAAATAGACACAGGTACTAGTAAAACGAACCATCCCGTATGTACTTTGCGATTGAAATACTTATATAAAAAGGGAACAAGTATTGCACTGATCAACGGGAGAAAAATATAGGTATAGAACATAGTCAAGCGTACTCCTCCTTATTCATGACTTGTGCTTCCGTATATACAGGTTGACTCTTGTCGCAACATCAACTATAGTCTTACATAGTTTATCGAGTCCTAATACTAATATTGAGGTGAAATACTTAAATGATTAACGTATATAATGAGAGCATTCTTGTTTGCGTTTATTATGGTCCCAATAGCGAAAGACTAATCAAACGTGGCTGTGCAATCGCTAATATAATGAAAGCTCCGCTGTATATATTGACCATTGATCCGAAACCATTCGACGAACTGGATGCCGAGAAATTACTATATATCGAACAATGGAAAGAATATGCCCACTCTAACGCTACGGCTCAATTTATCATGAAGGATAATGAAAGCCGCCCTGTCTCTAAGATCATTGCGGAAGTAGCTAGAGATAACAACATTACACAGATCATTCTTGGTCAAACAGCGCACAGCCGATGGGAACAAATTACAAAGGGGTCTATCATTAATTCTTTGGTACGCGAGATTCCCTTTGTCGATCTGCATATCGTTTCCGTAGCCCGTTATATTCGGGATGAAGAAGGTAATTATCAAAAGGGAATTCGTGCTTATTTGATTAAAGATGGGAAGAATTATCAGCTAACCTTCAGTCACAGAAAAGATACAGAATATGAAGGTATTTTCTTCAAAGAAGCTGATACTGATTTCGATAACGGAATTTTCCGTTTTATGAAAGATGCATCAACTTTACATGTTCTCGTAATTGACGGGATTGTCACTGAACTAACAAATGTAGATATTAATACAGCATTGGGTCTGGATGACTCTGTTAAGTAAAAGCTAATAATAAAACTTACCTTCTCCGCATGTTCCAAGCGGAGATTTTTTTGTATTTTCAAAACACAGATCTTTTATAAATTAACATCCACTTTAATTGTCCGCTTCTCAGTCCTGTCAATTCCCAGATACTTTAACGTTTCTGCTGTGGAATGATGATGCAAAATGGACTTTAAGATAGAGATGGCAACCCCTCTATAGTACGCATGGTAGCCAAAAGTCTTTCTAAGAGTATTCGTCCCGATTTTCTCAGATATTCCTACCTCCCTTGCCGAGTGGTTAATAATTCGGTACGCCTGTTGACGGGTGATCGGACGACAATCCTTTTTGGATTTAAACAAATAATCCTCGGATTTCCAATCGACGTTCGCTAAATACTCGCTTAATATCTCCGCGATCTTGCTGTTTAAGTAATAAGCCTTTTCTTCTCCTGTCTTTTCATCCTTAAGGTAAAGAAACTGTTTAGCATTCTGGCCATCCCAAACGTCCTGTACAGTAAGATTGAGCAAATCGAGGAGACTAATCCCGGTGTTAATTCCCAAAACAAAAAGCAACAGATCCCTTACAGAGTGTTTTCTCAACTCCTCTTTCATCGCTTGTATGGTTTTTACGTCCCGAATTGGATTAACAAATTGCACAGAGAATCCCTCCGAATAATGTTACTTAACTTAAGGTTAACAGATATTAAGTAACATAACAATTAAAAACTCGCTCTATTTTATAAAAAAAATGACGGAAAGCATGTCATAAAAAATAAAAACACGACATAAGAAGCTTTCAATTGAACATGATACCCAGTCGGACAAGCACCTAATCAACAAGCTCCGATACCCTTAAATATTCTAGAATCATTAATCAGCATCAAGCGCACAATTATCACCGGAAACAAACGCATTCACTATTCAGCGAGCAAATTTTCGGGCATAAAAAAACAGGCATACCGCTGTGGGCATACCTGCTTTGAAACAATTTATGAGATTAATAATTTTCCTACTCATTTCAGAATAGTTATCTATTAAACTGCCTATACATTTGAAAAAAAGGAAAAGTTATTTATCTTAACTCATTTAATCATTACATGCTGCGAAGTAATCTTTATGTTGTATGTATCGTTCAGTTAAAAGGCGTATTTCCTCTCTATAATAACTTGAATTGCGTCTAAGCCCGTAGAGAGGTAGTGTTTCTTGATGTCCATTTCATCACCTCTCGCCAGCCGCATTATAGATACTTTTGATAAAAACCATAGTTTGTCCAATACTCGATTTTTTCAACAATTGCCTTTGTACTCCTACCCCCAAAAAAATATTCCAATGGTTTTTCCCAATTATAATCCTTAATTAATAAAAGTTTATATGTACCGTTTTTATCGCTATCTGGATACCAACCCAAGTCAAGAACAAGATTATATTTACTATTGGTAAGTTGCAATAAATCTTCAACAAAATATGCACCAAAATCATTGCAGTTATCAGGTTCGCATTCATAAAAGTTATTAAATTCTACTGTCCATTCTCCCAGTAATCTTAATGGTTGAATTTCAAATGGCTTATTCATAAATCTCACCTCATTTATACTAGAGATATATGTCCTAAATTGCCCATTAACATTAATCAAAATGGCAGATAATAGTCTAGTCTGCTACAGCGATATCTTTATTCAACTATCGTGTCCCGTTCGAATTCAAGCGTTTCGATAGAGCATACATGAATTATCAATTAGGGCGTACTATCCTTCACAAATAATAATATCACTTATTGGAACCACCCTGCCCTTTAACTTAATTAAATATCCTTATGTATATGAATAAAAAGACAGCTAAGGCAATTTAATCGTCCTAGCTGTCCTTTTATTAACTAGACCAAAGTGTGACTGCAAATCCACCAACTAAGTATATTTTATTCGTTTTTAGTAAAGTAAGGTTGGTGGAGGCGAGGGGAGCCGAACCCTATCCGAAAATATCGCCACACAGGCATCTACGGGTGTAGTCACGGTTTTGATGTCACCTTAGCAGAGCCACGTTTATAATTGACAAAGTTCTTTTGAGATGATAATTTGGCGTATTACCCATTTTATGGGTCATGTTATGAGGGGGGCTTTATATGCTTTTACCTTTACACGAACGATTCGTAAATCAAGCAAAAGAAAAACTTAGTCAAGATCGACGAGTTTGGGGTCTCCTTGCTGGTGGTTCCATGATGACGAAGACCATGGATGAGTATAGCGATTTAGACCTTATCATCGTATATGACTCAGCATACCAAGCACAAATCATGAATGAGCGGCTCCTCATTGCAGAGGAATTGGGCAAGTTGCTTTCTGGATTCACTGGTGAACACGTTGGTGAGCCTCGTTTGGTAATTTGCTTATACGGACCAGAACCTCTGCATGTCGATCTCAAGTTCGTTACATTGGAAGAGCTTAAAATACGAATCGAAAACCCTCTTATTTTATGGGAGAAAGATCAGGAAATCAGTAAAATTTTTGAAGAAACCTCCCCCTCATATCCATACCCAAGTGCACAATGGATTGAGGACCGCTTCTGGGTCTGGATCCATTACGGTGCAACGAAGTTAGGGAGAGGAGAATGGTTTGAGTTAATCGACAATATTACATTCATTCGTAGTGTTGTAATAGGCCCATTGGTTTTAATGAAAAATGGTCAGCTTCCTAGAGGCGTTAGAAAGCTGGAACAACATGGCATCATCGAAATAGAAGAACTAAAAAAGACGATCCCTTTACACGATTTCGAGAGTTGCTACCATGCGTTAAAAAGCACTATTCACATATATAAAAGCTTGCGTCAACATTCTAATGTGCTTGTAAAAGAAGAAGCGGAACATGTTTCTATTGCTTACCTTGAAAAGGTGTATGCTTCGTTGATTAATTAGAATGTAACAAGAGCACCTAATACGGTGCTCCTATTTAATTGGAATATATATATCCAGCCCATTGGTGGAATGGCCTTTTATAAACTCGTAGCACTCAATGGTATCCAGTTCAGCGACCTCATAGCCCGAATCAGGCAACCAAACTCCATATATATATTGATAGATGTCTTTTAAGTGATCCTTATAATTACAATGAGTAAAGACCGCATACTTTGAGCTTGGAATCGTTCTTTTTATCATCCCCAAAGGGACTTGGTCAGATTGAGCAACCGAGAATGATGACGTGTCTGCTCGTCTCTGATGTAACCGATGTCCTATATTGGCCTTTTCATAGAGAACAATATTATCTTTACATCTTCTGTACCTGCCAGGTGTTATTCCAAACATTTTCATAAAAGCACGGATATAGGTTTCTTGTGAATCAAAACCGTACTCCATGGCAATCTCAATGATTCTTTTTTCGCTGGCAAGCAATTCAATTGCACTCTGACTTAACCTTCGTTTACGAATATATTCTTTCACTGATTCCCCAACCATGCCTCGAAAAATCCGATAAAAATGAGTAACCGAAAAAAATGCCTGCTCTGCAAGATTATTTGGGCTGAGATCTTCTTTTAAATGTATTTCAATGAAATCAATTGTTTTGATTATCTTATCGTAGTAATTCATATCATCATCCAGTTACACTCATTTTTCATTAATTGGAAGCCAAAACTCACAACAATTTCCTTTATCCGATTTTCTGGGCGGGTAAGCTTCTATTTCCGGTACATATGCATGAACATACAGGGAATTGGGGAGCCACTCCCCAAAGGCATACATTTCAGCCTCAATTAAGGCTTCAGCAGTTTCTCCGTAATTTTCAAAGATTGCCCAGGTCGAAGCAGGCACCGTAAATCCCTCCAAGTCCCAACCCTTCAGGGCATGGCCACTCTCGGTCGCGACGTAAAACCAGAAACTTATATTTAATGGATTCTTCTCCACACGTGAAACACCTATACAATAACTGTTAGTGACCGTCTCTGCAAGATTATTATGATTATTATGAAATAACTCTACTAAACCCTCTTGTCTGCATTTTTCCCAAAATTGGCTGAACATTGCGTTATCCTGTTCTACCCAGATCTTACGACCATAAATCTTGAATTCTCTCTTGTTTTCAATTCTAACCGTTACCATATCATCAACTCCTCTTGGCCTGTACCGTGAGTATACCTAATTTAGCCAAATTTTTATTGATGTTTCATACCATAAACGCAGCCGTGGAGTTGTCCCAGTAGGTGTTCAAAGCGTTAGCTATATCCCAGTGCTATTAACATAATAAATCCACAATTCGCCCTCTTACTTGTCGCAAATCGAACAGTTGAGAATATGTGTCGACAACTATCAAAGGAAACTGTAGGATAATGGAGAGTAATATTGAACAACATTTGAAATTAGGGGTATTTTGTCGAATGACATTCAGGGAACTAGGACGCCTAGGGAGAGGAACTGCTTCATGATAAAACTTAAAAACCACCTGGCAGTAAAATTATCCATTAGTATTCTGGTGCTACTCATCATCTTGTCCGCCACTTTCATTTACATGCAAATTCAGAACACCAAGAAGGCTAGCAATGAAACGATCGGCAACTTCAGTATTCACGTAGCCGAAGCCTACGCGCAACGATTCGACTTGAAAGCCTACAAAGAATTCCTGAAAGATCCGAAAGAGAACGATCTGTATTGGAGCATTCGCGCAGAGTTGGATCAATTCCGCTCGCAGATCGGCGCGCTGTATATGTACACCTTTATGATCGACGACGAAAAGAAATCTATCCTGCTCATTGACGGTGAGTCAAAAGAATCGGATTCCGCATCGCCGATCGGGGAAGTCTCCGATGTGCCAAATGCATCTATTAGTGCGTTGCTGAGCGGGAAATCGTCGAAGACCGACGTAATCCACAACCCCATGTACGGGGATTATATTTCTTCCTATGTGCCTCTTCGCGATTCGGATGGAACGATTATCGGAATGCTAGGAATTGATACTGATGTATCCGTTGCGTCCGCTATTCATCAGAAAGTCATGAAGAATAGCATCCCCTTATTCATACTGATGGGAAGTTTAACCTTACTTGTCTTTATTCTAATCGCGTGGTTCATGTCCCGTTCTCTGCGGCCTTTGCGTCTTATCGTAGGCAGCGCGGAAGCAATCGCTCGCGGCGATCTTGCAGAAGCAAAGACGCTTCTACTGTCCAAGAACGTGAAGTCCGGCGATGAAATCGGACAAGCATACTCCGCTATGAATAAGATGCTAGAGAGACTGGGAGGTACCCTTGGAGATGTCCTTGGTAATATTACGAAAACGACGGATGATCTCGTCCATTCCACCGAGCAGTTCAGCTTGGAGGTAAACCAACTGGTCTCCTTAAACCAACAGCTCGAGCAATCCATGACGGAACTTGCAGATGGAGCACAACACCAACGTATCGCGTCTGAAGATAGCGCAAAATCTATGGAGGAAATTACGCATGCCATCCAACGGGTGTCCGAGGCTTCCGCCGACGTATCCAATGCTTCCGGCGAAGCACTGGATACGGTGGAGCACGGGCGTAGCTCCATCAATGGATTGAAGGAGCAAGTCTCTTTCATGTCCGATGTCGTCAAGCAGACAACAACCTCCGTGCAAGCGCTTAATACTTACATGTTAGAGATCGAGCCTGTCCTCAAATCCATTGCCAGCATTGCCGACCTCACCAAACTGCTTGCGCTTAATGCTTCAATTGAAGCGGCTAGAGCAGGCGAGCACGGTTCGGGATTTGCCGTCGTTGCTGGCGAAGTACGCAAGCTAGCGGAAGCTTCTTCGGTTTCTACGGCGCATATTACTTCACTTCTACACCAAATCCAACAGGAATCCACACAAATCGGAGCATGGATGCTGAAGGAAAGCGATGAGATGGCGAAAAGCGCAGAGTTATTCAATCAAGTGGAATCGCTGTTCAACCATACGGCTGATCGGTTCCTGATCGTCAACGGCCAGATTCAAGATATTACGGCGGCTGCCCAAGAGATATCGGCCGGCTCCGAGGAAGTCGCTGCATCAGTCGAGCAAATTTCTCAAATCTCCTTAGTGGCTGCAGAACACGCGACGGCGATCCAATCGATGTCGGCCAATCAGTTAAAGGCCACGAAACGCATTGCCGAGACGACAAAGCAGCTTGAGACAAGGACGACCGGCCTGGAAGAAGCGGTGCTGAAATTCAAACTGTAGGCTGCTCCGGCTATCGTTGAAAAGCAAAATCCACAACCATACATGAAGTGCCCCCATAAAGTTAGTTAAGTTATATTATTAAGCAAAACTAAAAGGCATGAGACCGGTACAGTACCGGTCTCATGCCTTTTAGTTTTGCTTTGATTCGCTTGTGATTGTAATAATCAATATATTTAGAAAGCTCTTGTTTAAATTGTTCGACACTTTCAAATTCCTTTTAATACAGGATAATCCCACGTTTAGAAACAAGGAAAAACGTGAGCCTAGAGCCAATTATGTACGTGAGATAATATAACCGAATCCCCCCTTATACGATCGATTTAGCGCAACGAGGCTGCCGATCCATGCCGGCAACCTCGTCTGCGATGTATAATCAACAATAGTTCCCCGTTAGAGTTTAATGATTCATACTTTAATCGCACAATTCAAGTCTGTTTCGTAATTTTGCAATTCCTTTTGAAAGTTCGTTACGATTCTTTCCGCTCTTAATCCAATCAGGAAGCCTGCTCGCCAAACTCTGATTTTTATTGGGGATTCTTTCACGTAGCGAAGCATTGATATAACCATCCATAAAATCTAAATGCTCTATATTATAAGCCCAAAGCAAATTTCCGCAGCAATTAGTCCTCATCCAAAGATTCAGACCCATAAAAGTCCCGTTTCCCCACGTTCCAATCATCGGATCACTCAAAACACCACAACGTTTACATTGTAGAATATATCCGAATTTACCTTCAATTTTTCTTATCCCTTTAGCGCTTTTCATACAATGGGGACACTCAATGAGAATGTTATGTTCGAATAAAAAATCGTAAATTATTTCGCCAGTATCTTTGAATCTTGAATCAGTCATAAAATTAATTTCCTTTTTTTATTTGTTTTCTTCACTTACATCCTTTAATCCATATCTTAGCATGAAGTGTTCAAGAAAACTGCCTCTTAGTTGAACAAAAGCAGCCGATCATTGCGACCGACTGTTTCGTGTGTCATTATTCAGCACTCGTTCTCGGTTTGCTTAATCTGAAGATTAAACATCCAATCCTAATTGTTCAATTAGAAAATCACCTTGTTCGATTTTCAACGTTTTCTTTTCTAAACTATACACCCACCCATTTGCAATTGCATATGTAATCAAACGTCCGCAATTCTTTGGCTTATGAGGGTTGAAGTGAAAACTGTCTTTCCAAGTAAATAATACTTCGAAATATGAGGTTTTGGATGAATATACCTTAAAATTGACAAATTCATTAATTAATGGCCTACTCTGCCCGTTCAATATTTCTTCCTTCGTCAATCGAAAATGTTTCGACTCTAAACATGTAACTGATTATTTCCGACTAATGACCGTAGTTTCATGAAATATCTTTTTTTACCGCGAAACTTATTCAAGTTGATCCTCCAAAAAGTTAATTTTTGTTAATCAAATAATAC
This portion of the Cohnella abietis genome encodes:
- a CDS encoding GyrI-like domain-containing protein; this translates as MVTVRIENKREFKIYGRKIWVEQDNAMFSQFWEKCRQEGLVELFHNNHNNLAETVTNSYCIGVSRVEKNPLNISFWFYVATESGHALKGWDLEGFTVPASTWAIFENYGETAEALIEAEMYAFGEWLPNSLYVHAYVPEIEAYPPRKSDKGNCCEFWLPINEK
- a CDS encoding methyl-accepting chemotaxis protein, which encodes MIKLKNHLAVKLSISILVLLIILSATFIYMQIQNTKKASNETIGNFSIHVAEAYAQRFDLKAYKEFLKDPKENDLYWSIRAELDQFRSQIGALYMYTFMIDDEKKSILLIDGESKESDSASPIGEVSDVPNASISALLSGKSSKTDVIHNPMYGDYISSYVPLRDSDGTIIGMLGIDTDVSVASAIHQKVMKNSIPLFILMGSLTLLVFILIAWFMSRSLRPLRLIVGSAEAIARGDLAEAKTLLLSKNVKSGDEIGQAYSAMNKMLERLGGTLGDVLGNITKTTDDLVHSTEQFSLEVNQLVSLNQQLEQSMTELADGAQHQRIASEDSAKSMEEITHAIQRVSEASADVSNASGEALDTVEHGRSSINGLKEQVSFMSDVVKQTTTSVQALNTYMLEIEPVLKSIASIADLTKLLALNASIEAARAGEHGSGFAVVAGEVRKLAEASSVSTAHITSLLHQIQQESTQIGAWMLKESDEMAKSAELFNQVESLFNHTADRFLIVNGQIQDITAAAQEISAGSEEVAASVEQISQISLVAAEHATAIQSMSANQLKATKRIAETTKQLETRTTGLEEAVLKFKL